From Acidothermus cellulolyticus 11B, a single genomic window includes:
- a CDS encoding GspE/PulE family protein: protein MSVQPTEIDPPQLPQRRRLGDVLVERDLLTREQLEEVLAAQRRLTGRDRKRLGQLLVEMGYLTERQVAQALAELLALELVDGNDLAVPMEVARLLPRQVAERARVLILGRTPDGLKVATADPTNVVALDDVRAYTGAHSLSVVVAPESVIKEQIARVYSMAAEAQLDASKDEDTKANLLEDAELARAADQAPTVRLVNQILTDAIRMGASDVHIEQQSDGVWVRHRIDGVLRDITRVPRGAAPALISRLKIVSGMDIAERRLPQDGRMKIDTDGVSTEARVSSLPAVHGEKIVIRLLASADRITRVDGLGMEPAQRDILLAAARAAQGLILITGPTGSGKTNTLYSVLVDTATREKNVVTLEDPVEIRLPGITQVQIDQRAGLTFARGLRAVLRQDPDVILVGEVRDSETAHLALEAALTGHLVLTTLHTNSAPGAVTRLVEMGVEPFLVASSLRLVVAQRLLRRPCPGCAKPYRPDDDVLHRLGVRTELPSDAAPVRGVGCVECNGTGYRGRTGVFEVLPINDETHRIVVRNPTEAAIAEAAAHVGMRPLRQAAISKAFRGETTFEEVLRVC from the coding sequence ATGTCTGTCCAACCGACGGAAATCGATCCGCCGCAGCTGCCGCAGCGGCGCCGGCTCGGTGACGTCCTCGTCGAGCGGGACCTGCTGACCCGCGAGCAGCTGGAGGAGGTTCTTGCGGCACAGCGACGACTCACCGGCCGAGACCGCAAACGCCTCGGTCAACTGCTCGTCGAGATGGGCTACCTCACCGAGCGACAGGTCGCTCAGGCGTTGGCGGAGCTGCTCGCCCTCGAGCTCGTCGACGGGAACGATCTCGCGGTCCCGATGGAGGTCGCCCGGCTGCTCCCCCGGCAGGTCGCAGAACGAGCCCGGGTTCTTATACTGGGCCGCACGCCGGACGGTCTGAAGGTCGCAACCGCCGATCCGACAAATGTCGTCGCGTTGGACGACGTTCGCGCCTACACCGGCGCGCACTCGCTCTCCGTTGTCGTCGCTCCGGAATCCGTCATCAAAGAGCAAATTGCCCGCGTGTACTCCATGGCGGCGGAGGCTCAGCTTGACGCCAGCAAGGATGAGGACACCAAAGCGAATCTCCTCGAGGACGCAGAACTTGCCCGCGCTGCGGACCAGGCGCCCACCGTCCGGCTCGTCAACCAGATACTCACCGATGCGATTCGGATGGGCGCAAGTGACGTGCACATCGAGCAGCAGAGCGACGGCGTGTGGGTTCGCCATCGCATTGACGGCGTCTTGCGGGACATTACGCGGGTGCCGCGCGGAGCTGCACCCGCGCTGATCAGCCGATTGAAAATCGTCTCCGGGATGGACATCGCCGAGCGGCGCCTTCCGCAGGACGGGCGGATGAAAATCGACACCGACGGTGTCAGCACGGAGGCGCGGGTGAGCAGTCTGCCCGCAGTACATGGGGAAAAAATTGTCATCCGCCTGCTCGCCAGCGCGGACCGCATCACACGGGTCGATGGATTGGGCATGGAACCCGCCCAGCGGGACATTCTCTTGGCGGCGGCCCGGGCGGCGCAGGGGCTCATTCTCATCACGGGACCAACCGGCTCCGGCAAGACGAATACGTTGTATTCGGTTCTGGTGGACACCGCGACCCGGGAGAAGAACGTCGTTACACTCGAAGATCCGGTGGAAATCCGGCTTCCCGGCATTACCCAAGTGCAAATCGACCAACGCGCCGGTCTGACGTTCGCCCGCGGACTCCGTGCGGTCCTGCGTCAAGACCCGGACGTCATTCTCGTGGGTGAGGTACGCGACAGCGAAACAGCGCACCTTGCCCTGGAAGCCGCCCTTACCGGGCATCTCGTCTTGACCACCCTGCACACGAACAGCGCCCCGGGAGCGGTGACCCGGCTCGTCGAAATGGGTGTCGAGCCGTTCCTCGTTGCCTCCTCGCTCCGACTCGTCGTGGCTCAGCGACTTCTTCGCCGGCCTTGCCCCGGCTGCGCCAAGCCCTATCGCCCCGACGACGACGTGCTGCATCGCCTCGGCGTACGGACGGAATTGCCTTCGGACGCCGCGCCGGTGCGTGGCGTGGGCTGTGTGGAATGCAACGGTACCGGCTACCGTGGACGGACCGGAGTGTTCGAAGTACTTCCCATCAACGACGAAACCCATCGCATTGTCGTGCGGAATCCGACGGAAGCTGCCATCGCCGAAGCGGCGGCCCACGTCGGCATGCGCCCGCTCCGTCAAGCGGCCATTAGCAAGGCCTTCCGCGGCGAAACGACCTTTGAAGAGGTCCTCCGCGTCTGCTGA
- the dnaB gene encoding replicative DNA helicase — MTVIELPDRPTAGLRTPPQDVVAEQSVLGGMLLSKDAIADVVEILRSADFYRPAHQLIFDVIVDLYGRGEPADAITVAAELTKRGELNRVGGAAYLHTLIQTVPTAANAGFYARIVADKAVLRRLVEAGTRIVQLGYATDGSDVDEVVDAAQAAIFDVTTRRDSEDYVVLEALLQPTLDEIEASGHRGIGLTGVPTGFADLDALTNGLHPGQLIVVAARPAMGKSTLALDVARCAAIRHQLTTVLFSLEMSKHEITMRLLSAESRVPLQALRTGQLRDDDWMKLTRRLGELASAPLYIDDSPNLSMMEIRAKARRLRQRHDLRLVIVDYLQLMTSHTRVENRQQEVSQISRSLKLLAKELGVPVVALSQLNRGPEQRTDKRPQLADLRESGAIEQDADVVILLHREDMYEKESPRAGEADLIVAKHRNGPTATLTVAFQGHYSRFVDMAPVT, encoded by the coding sequence GTGACCGTGATCGAACTGCCTGACCGTCCGACGGCCGGCCTCCGTACCCCGCCGCAGGACGTCGTCGCGGAACAGTCGGTGCTCGGCGGGATGCTCCTATCCAAGGACGCCATCGCCGACGTCGTCGAGATCCTGCGCAGCGCGGACTTTTATCGGCCGGCGCATCAACTGATCTTCGACGTGATCGTGGATCTCTACGGCCGCGGTGAGCCAGCCGATGCGATCACGGTGGCCGCCGAGTTGACCAAACGCGGTGAGCTGAACCGCGTGGGCGGCGCGGCGTACCTCCACACACTGATCCAAACGGTGCCGACGGCAGCCAATGCCGGCTTCTATGCCCGCATCGTGGCCGACAAGGCCGTACTACGGCGCCTGGTCGAGGCCGGCACCCGGATCGTCCAGCTCGGCTACGCGACCGACGGGTCGGACGTCGACGAGGTGGTGGATGCCGCCCAGGCTGCGATCTTTGATGTGACCACCCGCCGTGACAGCGAGGATTACGTCGTCCTCGAAGCACTCCTCCAGCCGACCCTCGACGAAATCGAGGCCAGCGGACACCGAGGCATCGGCCTTACCGGTGTCCCCACCGGCTTTGCCGACCTGGACGCCCTCACCAACGGCCTCCACCCCGGACAGCTGATCGTCGTTGCGGCGCGACCGGCCATGGGGAAGTCGACCTTGGCGCTGGACGTCGCCCGGTGCGCTGCGATTCGCCACCAGCTCACGACGGTGCTCTTCTCGCTGGAGATGAGCAAGCACGAAATCACCATGCGGCTGCTCTCCGCGGAATCCCGGGTCCCGCTGCAGGCGTTGCGCACCGGCCAGCTGCGTGACGACGACTGGATGAAACTGACCCGCCGATTGGGCGAGCTCGCGAGCGCGCCGCTGTACATTGACGATTCGCCCAACCTGTCGATGATGGAGATTCGCGCCAAGGCCCGCCGGTTGCGACAGCGGCACGACCTCCGGCTGGTGATCGTCGACTACCTGCAGCTGATGACGTCACACACCCGAGTGGAGAACCGCCAACAGGAGGTCAGCCAGATCTCCCGCTCGCTCAAGTTGCTCGCCAAGGAGCTCGGTGTGCCGGTCGTCGCACTTTCACAACTCAATCGGGGCCCCGAACAGCGCACCGACAAACGCCCGCAACTAGCCGACCTACGGGAATCCGGTGCCATCGAGCAAGACGCCGACGTCGTCATCCTGCTGCATCGCGAGGATATGTACGAAAAGGAATCACCACGCGCCGGCGAGGCGGACCTCATCGTCGCCAAACACCGCAACGGCCCGACGGCGACGTTGACGGTGGCGTTCCAAGGACATTACAGCCGGTTCGTGGACATGGCGCCCGTCACGTGA
- a CDS encoding MarR family winged helix-turn-helix transcriptional regulator, with amino-acid sequence MSRMTDDDFRAVVDFRLQLRRFIRWSEAAVRRAGLTPAQHELLLAIRYHPDSRGPTIGEISQALALRPHSTVGLVDRAEAAGLVVRHRTDRDARVVRVTLTRRGAQRLTGLTSQHVAEIRRLAPAFARLTKELAAMQEEHATDSPARRRPARHTG; translated from the coding sequence ATGAGCCGCATGACTGACGATGATTTCCGGGCCGTCGTCGACTTCCGACTCCAGTTGCGCCGCTTCATTCGCTGGAGTGAAGCAGCAGTACGCCGAGCCGGCCTGACCCCCGCGCAGCATGAATTGCTTCTCGCCATTCGGTATCACCCGGACTCACGGGGGCCGACGATCGGGGAGATCTCCCAGGCGCTCGCCCTACGGCCGCACAGCACGGTCGGCCTGGTTGACCGTGCAGAGGCCGCGGGTCTCGTCGTCCGCCATCGCACCGATCGCGACGCGAGAGTCGTGCGGGTGACCTTGACCAGGCGCGGCGCCCAGCGTCTGACCGGACTCACAAGCCAGCACGTCGCGGAGATTCGGCGTCTGGCGCCGGCATTTGCCCGTCTGACAAAGGAGCTGGCGGCGATGCAAGAGGAACACGCAACCGATTCACCGGCACGCCGACGGCCCGCCCGACACACCGGCTAG
- a CDS encoding MarR family winged helix-turn-helix transcriptional regulator yields MTECLTGPVGNPTNFASLSLSRRVGFLSYKLTQILLHTFEERLAAVKLTTRTYFMLSAIDREPPLSQQELSRLIGVDPTTVVALVDDLEQLGYVKRSRNRSDRRRHDLLLTAAGRRNLAAAHRVADEVEAEIFSPLTAAERDTYADLTRKVLANHWPA; encoded by the coding sequence ATGACTGAGTGTCTGACTGGGCCAGTAGGCAATCCAACGAACTTCGCGTCGCTGTCGCTTAGTCGCAGAGTAGGCTTTCTCAGCTACAAGCTGACCCAAATTCTGCTGCACACCTTCGAAGAGCGACTAGCCGCGGTAAAGCTGACAACACGGACATATTTCATGCTCAGTGCTATTGATCGCGAACCACCTCTGTCCCAACAAGAATTGTCACGGCTTATCGGTGTCGATCCGACCACCGTCGTGGCCTTGGTCGACGACCTCGAACAACTGGGCTACGTCAAGCGATCGCGTAACCGGAGCGATCGGCGCCGGCACGATCTGCTCCTGACGGCCGCGGGACGGCGTAATCTCGCCGCAGCACATCGGGTCGCCGACGAGGTGGAGGCCGAAATCTTCTCCCCTCTGACCGCCGCCGAGCGAGACACCTACGCCGATCTGACCCGGAAGGTGCTCGCCAACCACTGGCCGGCGTAA
- a CDS encoding metal ABC transporter permease, whose amino-acid sequence MNIAAFVTTSYLQHALIAGSAAAITAGVIGYFLVLRAQVFTADAFGHITYVGALGALVAGVNPLAGIFLAVSITAGLLAVAGGPRGGADDVTIGATFSWALGLGALFAAIYTTRVTGAHDGRASISYLFGTVLSLTTTQVVISGVVLAIVVGTLWVVGRPLLFATVDPRLAAGRGVPVRWLDAGFLLLVGLTVGQAAQTMGALLILGLLAAPAGAAHLLTPRPIAGMLLAALLALLAVWSGLFVAYALPDVPPSFAILATAAFEFACAGAPRVRRLISRRALVHSAG is encoded by the coding sequence GTGAACATCGCCGCATTCGTCACAACCAGTTATCTGCAGCACGCGCTGATCGCCGGTAGCGCTGCGGCAATAACCGCGGGCGTCATCGGATATTTCCTGGTCCTGCGCGCTCAGGTTTTCACCGCCGATGCGTTCGGTCACATCACGTATGTCGGCGCGCTCGGCGCCCTCGTCGCGGGCGTGAATCCGTTGGCCGGGATTTTCCTTGCCGTGTCGATAACCGCGGGCCTCCTCGCCGTCGCGGGCGGACCGAGAGGCGGTGCGGACGACGTCACCATCGGCGCGACTTTCTCCTGGGCGCTCGGTCTCGGCGCCCTCTTCGCCGCGATATACACCACCCGGGTCACCGGCGCGCACGACGGCCGGGCAAGCATTTCGTACTTGTTCGGTACGGTCTTGAGCCTGACGACCACCCAGGTGGTCATCAGCGGTGTCGTGCTGGCGATCGTCGTGGGAACGCTCTGGGTCGTGGGTCGGCCGCTGCTGTTCGCGACGGTTGACCCCCGGCTCGCCGCCGGCCGCGGCGTACCCGTTCGGTGGCTCGACGCCGGATTCCTGCTCCTTGTCGGTCTCACCGTAGGCCAGGCCGCGCAGACGATGGGCGCCCTGCTCATTCTCGGCTTGCTCGCGGCTCCGGCGGGAGCAGCGCACCTCCTCACGCCTCGTCCGATCGCCGGCATGCTGCTGGCCGCGCTCCTTGCCCTGCTCGCCGTCTGGTCCGGGCTCTTCGTTGCGTACGCGCTGCCCGACGTCCCGCCAAGCTTCGCGATCCTCGCGACAGCGGCGTTCGAGTTCGCCTGCGCCGGCGCGCCGCGCGTGCGTCGGCTGATTTCCCGGCGGGCATTGGTCCACTCGGCTGGCTGA
- a CDS encoding DMT family transporter — protein sequence MSRRGWLLFGAMGLIWGIPYLLIRVAVRDFPPGTLVFARTAVGAALLTPLAVRRRALPPLLSRWRIVLGYTAVEIAIPWLLLSEAEVRLSSSLAGLLIASVPLIGAIILAFLPHDRHDERLTTTRIIGLAIGISGVGLLMGVDLSSRDVWSVVEMCVTAIGYAIGPIIIARRLSTLPSLGVVTASLLITAVAYAPYAVTHWPAHVSAAAGWSVAGLGVICTAIAFLLFFALIDEVGPGRATVITYVNPAVAVLLGVGVLGERFTLGIALGFPLILLGCVLATRRAGRSAGDELVVPEVAEP from the coding sequence GTGTCCAGGCGTGGTTGGCTGCTGTTCGGCGCAATGGGATTGATCTGGGGCATCCCCTACCTGCTCATCCGGGTGGCCGTCCGCGATTTTCCACCGGGAACTCTCGTCTTCGCCAGGACTGCAGTTGGCGCCGCCCTGCTCACCCCACTCGCCGTCCGCCGGCGCGCTCTCCCTCCTCTGCTGTCACGCTGGCGAATCGTTCTCGGCTATACAGCGGTCGAAATCGCGATCCCATGGTTGCTGCTCTCCGAAGCCGAAGTGCGGCTGTCCAGCTCACTCGCGGGGCTGCTCATTGCGTCCGTCCCGCTTATCGGCGCCATCATCCTGGCGTTTCTGCCGCACGACCGCCACGATGAGCGGCTCACCACGACTCGGATCATCGGACTGGCCATCGGCATCAGCGGCGTTGGTCTCCTCATGGGGGTCGATCTTTCTTCCCGTGACGTCTGGTCTGTTGTGGAAATGTGCGTAACCGCGATCGGCTACGCGATCGGCCCGATCATCATTGCGCGGCGGTTATCGACCCTGCCAAGCCTGGGTGTCGTCACCGCTTCGTTGCTCATCACCGCTGTGGCTTATGCACCGTACGCCGTCACGCATTGGCCGGCCCATGTCAGCGCCGCTGCCGGCTGGTCGGTCGCCGGCCTCGGCGTCATCTGCACCGCGATAGCGTTTCTGCTCTTCTTCGCGCTCATCGACGAGGTCGGTCCTGGACGGGCGACCGTGATTACCTATGTCAACCCAGCCGTGGCCGTGCTGCTCGGAGTCGGAGTGCTTGGTGAGCGGTTCACCCTTGGCATAGCGCTTGGCTTCCCATTGATCCTCCTCGGTTGCGTGCTCGCGACGCGGCGGGCCGGCCGGTCCGCCGGCGATGAGCTCGTCGTACCCGAAGTAGCCGAGCCATGA
- a CDS encoding Fur family transcriptional regulator yields MSGSSEGRQSRSTRQKRALAQVMAESRQFRSAQELHEALIDRGESVGLTTVYNQLRAMAEAGLVDTLRAPDGETLYRQCETNAHHHHLRCRYCGRTVEVKGISVERWAERVAARAGFVDVDHTLEVVGTCPGCAAGRR; encoded by the coding sequence ATGAGCGGATCCAGTGAAGGCCGGCAGAGTCGTTCGACACGGCAGAAGCGGGCGCTCGCCCAAGTCATGGCTGAGTCACGCCAGTTTCGGAGTGCTCAGGAGCTGCACGAGGCCCTGATTGATCGTGGCGAGTCGGTCGGGCTCACCACCGTCTACAACCAATTGCGGGCGATGGCGGAGGCCGGTCTCGTGGATACCTTGCGCGCGCCGGACGGCGAGACCCTCTACAGGCAATGCGAGACGAACGCCCATCACCACCACTTGCGGTGCCGGTACTGCGGCCGGACGGTCGAAGTCAAAGGGATATCCGTCGAACGGTGGGCCGAGCGGGTTGCGGCACGCGCTGGTTTTGTCGATGTCGACCATACGCTGGAGGTGGTTGGCACCTGCCCCGGTTGCGCGGCCGGCCGACGGTGA
- a CDS encoding L,D-transpeptidase family protein has product MTSPSPGPPLLVTQLDVGDARQVITVTSSSWTSTTAVVQTFEKTAAGWRAVFPAMPAHIGYNGFAVDKREGDGKTPAGIFGLTMMFGQPPNPGVSFLYRVPDAASVWVDDPSSPYYNTWQENAALKGEHLASPGYATAYAYAAVIAYNTDPVVPGKGSAIFLHVDTGGPTAGCVSVGKTNLIRILRWLSPSAHPVIVMAPAFVITRY; this is encoded by the coding sequence GTGACGTCGCCCAGCCCCGGCCCACCACTCCTGGTCACCCAGCTGGACGTCGGCGATGCCCGCCAGGTCATCACCGTGACGTCCTCGAGTTGGACGTCCACCACCGCGGTTGTACAGACGTTCGAGAAGACAGCCGCCGGATGGCGAGCGGTTTTCCCCGCGATGCCTGCACATATCGGCTATAACGGCTTCGCGGTCGACAAGCGGGAAGGGGACGGGAAAACACCGGCCGGCATCTTCGGATTGACGATGATGTTCGGGCAGCCGCCCAATCCGGGTGTGTCATTCCTCTATCGGGTACCGGACGCCGCCTCGGTCTGGGTGGACGATCCGAGTTCGCCGTACTACAACACGTGGCAGGAGAATGCCGCGCTCAAAGGCGAACATCTCGCCAGTCCGGGATATGCGACCGCGTATGCCTACGCCGCCGTCATTGCGTACAACACAGACCCCGTCGTGCCGGGGAAGGGAAGCGCGATATTCCTTCACGTCGACACCGGCGGGCCAACCGCGGGATGCGTGTCGGTTGGCAAGACAAACCTTATCCGGATTCTCCGCTGGCTGTCGCCGTCCGCACATCCGGTCATCGTGATGGCCCCCGCCTTTGTCATCACCCGGTACTGA
- a CDS encoding metal ABC transporter solute-binding protein, Zn/Mn family: MTSETPHLERKTARRGRAAAYSARARLRGRIAAAVLLGMLGAGCSVTAPQPESGNLHVVAAESVWGSIAAQLGGNHVAVTDIIRSPAIDPHDYDPTSSDARAFATADLVIVNGIGYDPWATKLLAPGAVHRRLVVDVGAVTGTRPGGNPHRWYDPADVVKVAHAITAAYQQLQPAERSYFAQRYEWFTHVALAEYHSVIAEIRARYAGVPVGASESIFALLTPALGLRLVTPPGFLRAVSEGTDPTVADKQTILRQLADREIRVYLFNAQNTTPDVEEQVRLAKAHGIPVVPMTEMLDPPSASFQQWQAAQLLALERALAEGVTA; the protein is encoded by the coding sequence GTGACCAGTGAGACGCCGCACCTGGAGCGTAAGACCGCTCGACGCGGCCGCGCCGCGGCGTACAGTGCACGGGCCCGCCTCCGCGGCAGGATCGCGGCCGCCGTGCTGCTCGGAATGCTCGGCGCCGGCTGCAGCGTTACTGCCCCGCAGCCGGAGTCCGGCAACCTGCACGTCGTCGCCGCTGAGAGCGTCTGGGGTTCGATCGCCGCCCAACTTGGCGGGAATCACGTTGCGGTTACCGACATCATCCGCTCCCCCGCGATCGATCCGCACGATTACGATCCGACATCCAGCGACGCTCGGGCCTTCGCCACCGCGGACCTCGTCATCGTGAACGGCATCGGCTACGACCCGTGGGCCACGAAACTCCTCGCACCCGGCGCGGTCCACCGCCGGCTCGTCGTTGACGTCGGCGCCGTCACCGGAACGAGGCCCGGCGGCAATCCGCACCGGTGGTACGACCCCGCCGATGTCGTCAAAGTCGCCCACGCCATCACGGCCGCGTATCAGCAGCTCCAGCCGGCCGAGCGGTCGTATTTCGCCCAACGCTACGAATGGTTCACACACGTCGCGCTTGCGGAGTATCACAGCGTGATCGCCGAAATCCGCGCCCGCTACGCCGGCGTTCCGGTCGGGGCGTCGGAGAGCATATTCGCCCTGCTCACGCCGGCACTGGGACTGCGCCTCGTCACCCCGCCGGGTTTTCTCCGGGCCGTCAGCGAAGGCACCGATCCGACCGTCGCCGACAAGCAGACCATCCTGCGACAGTTGGCCGACCGGGAAATTCGCGTCTACCTTTTCAACGCGCAGAACACGACGCCGGACGTCGAGGAACAGGTCCGATTGGCGAAGGCGCACGGGATTCCCGTTGTCCCGATGACGGAGATGCTCGACCCTCCGTCCGCATCCTTTCAGCAATGGCAGGCGGCTCAACTACTGGCGCTCGAAAGAGCGCTGGCCGAAGGAGTGACAGCGTGA
- a CDS encoding metal ABC transporter permease: MLRYPFMIHALAAGSIVAVIAAVVGWFMVLRRQSFAGHAISLAAFPGAAGAAALGWNVTAGYFVSCFLVAGILSALGPRSQPGTPRESAIVGTVLAFILSCGYLFSALSGTLLSETTHTLFGFIFGISQAELVALAATAAALLVVLGVVGRPLLFASVDATLAQARGLPLRLLDLAFLSALAVASAEGSQITGALLVFPLLVLPAAIARDITSRPAVSLLLSIGFGLAAVWIGLVIAYATSYPSGFCVTTPVFAGFVVTRLLRRHERGRIARQVVTSP; encoded by the coding sequence ATGCTGCGCTATCCCTTCATGATTCATGCCCTCGCGGCGGGCAGTATCGTTGCGGTCATCGCCGCCGTGGTCGGTTGGTTCATGGTGTTACGCCGACAGAGCTTCGCGGGTCACGCCATCTCGCTCGCCGCCTTTCCCGGAGCCGCAGGCGCGGCGGCATTGGGCTGGAACGTCACGGCCGGATATTTCGTCAGCTGTTTTCTCGTCGCCGGGATCCTTAGCGCTCTCGGACCGCGAAGCCAGCCTGGGACGCCGCGGGAATCCGCGATAGTCGGAACAGTTCTCGCGTTCATCCTCAGCTGCGGTTATCTCTTTTCCGCGCTCTCCGGAACATTGTTGTCCGAGACCACCCACACGTTGTTCGGCTTCATCTTCGGTATTTCCCAGGCTGAGCTGGTGGCGCTCGCGGCCACTGCTGCCGCGCTGCTCGTCGTCCTCGGTGTCGTCGGACGTCCGCTACTCTTCGCCTCCGTCGACGCGACATTGGCGCAGGCCCGCGGATTGCCGCTGCGCCTTCTCGACCTCGCATTCCTTTCTGCGCTGGCCGTTGCCTCGGCTGAAGGAAGCCAGATCACCGGCGCGCTGCTCGTCTTTCCACTGCTCGTGCTGCCGGCGGCGATCGCCCGGGACATCACCAGCAGGCCGGCCGTCAGTCTGCTGCTCAGCATTGGTTTCGGACTGGCCGCGGTCTGGATTGGATTGGTCATTGCCTACGCCACCTCGTACCCGAGCGGTTTCTGCGTGACGACACCGGTTTTCGCGGGCTTTGTCGTCACGAGACTTCTCCGCCGCCACGAACGCGGGCGCATCGCACGACAGGTGGTGACCTCGCCGTGA
- a CDS encoding metal ABC transporter ATP-binding protein — MSTTARRGPADGTAAAIEVTNATVALGGRVIWRDLSFEVEPGQFVAILGPNGAGKTTLVRTLLGQIEPVEGVVRLFGRPPRQSRDLIGYLPQRRHFDATTRLRGVDIVRLGLDGDRIGVPLPWGRKAAEARARVAAVLERVGAAPYAGRPIGSLSGGEQQRLLIAQALVREPRMLLLDEPLDSLDLPNQVAVAALLKELSHVDGVTIVMVVHDVNPILSYLDCVVYLANGTGLCGAPSEVITSARLTALFGTPIEVLRAGDGRLVIVGEPEAPARHVDRHAG; from the coding sequence GTGAGCACTACCGCGAGACGCGGGCCCGCCGACGGCACGGCGGCCGCCATCGAGGTGACGAACGCGACCGTCGCCCTTGGCGGTCGGGTCATCTGGCGGGACCTCTCCTTCGAGGTCGAGCCTGGTCAATTCGTCGCGATCCTTGGACCGAACGGCGCGGGCAAAACGACGTTGGTGCGGACACTGCTCGGCCAGATCGAGCCGGTCGAGGGCGTCGTGCGGCTCTTCGGCCGACCGCCCCGTCAGAGTCGCGATCTCATCGGCTATTTGCCGCAACGCCGGCACTTTGACGCCACGACGAGACTCCGCGGCGTGGACATCGTCCGGCTCGGCTTGGACGGCGACCGGATAGGTGTGCCGCTCCCCTGGGGACGGAAGGCGGCCGAAGCCCGCGCCCGTGTTGCAGCCGTACTGGAGCGGGTCGGCGCGGCGCCGTACGCCGGGCGGCCGATCGGCAGCCTCTCCGGCGGGGAGCAACAGCGTCTCCTCATCGCGCAAGCACTCGTCCGCGAACCACGGATGCTGTTGCTCGACGAACCGCTGGACAGTCTCGACCTGCCCAATCAAGTAGCGGTCGCGGCGCTGCTCAAGGAGCTGAGTCACGTCGACGGCGTGACCATCGTCATGGTGGTGCACGATGTCAATCCCATTCTTTCGTACCTCGATTGCGTCGTGTATCTGGCCAATGGGACCGGATTGTGCGGTGCGCCCTCGGAGGTCATCACCTCTGCACGGCTGACCGCGCTCTTCGGCACGCCGATCGAAGTGCTCCGCGCGGGTGACGGTCGTCTTGTCATCGTCGGTGAACCGGAGGCGCCGGCCCGGCACGTTGATCGGCACGCAGGATAA
- a CDS encoding exonuclease — MPRDVYVSLDVETDGPIPGPTGWGFSMLSLGACIAGVMDDTGFQPIAPDRSTFYVELQPISDDVNAEALAACERGLSMPRSALVHHGTPPTVAMRDFVRWVEAAERDYRGSAVAVGWPSSWDFGTWVFWYLTRFAGRSPFSHGQHRDIRDLAADRLQVPIRGLTKHRLPAELRTKRRHTHNALADALEQAELFTRVMTRRDR; from the coding sequence ATGCCGAGGGACGTATACGTGTCACTGGACGTCGAGACAGACGGTCCGATACCAGGGCCGACGGGTTGGGGTTTCTCGATGCTGAGCCTCGGGGCATGCATCGCGGGCGTCATGGACGACACGGGTTTCCAGCCGATTGCACCCGATCGGTCAACGTTTTACGTCGAACTCCAACCGATTTCCGACGATGTCAACGCCGAGGCTCTCGCGGCCTGCGAACGGGGACTATCGATGCCGCGTTCCGCGTTGGTACACCACGGCACGCCGCCCACCGTGGCGATGCGGGACTTTGTCCGCTGGGTCGAGGCGGCAGAGCGTGACTACCGCGGTAGTGCGGTCGCGGTCGGTTGGCCGTCCTCGTGGGATTTCGGCACCTGGGTTTTCTGGTATCTCACGCGCTTTGCCGGGCGATCGCCGTTCAGCCACGGACAGCACCGCGACATCCGGGACCTCGCGGCGGACCGCCTGCAGGTGCCGATTCGCGGCTTGACGAAACACCGACTGCCCGCAGAGCTGCGAACGAAGCGGCGGCACACGCATAACGCACTGGCTGATGCACTGGAACAAGCGGAGCTGTTCACCCGCGTCATGACGAGACGCGACAGGTAG